Proteins encoded by one window of Candidatus Terasakiella magnetica:
- a CDS encoding thioredoxin family protein, translating into MIVDPNAPATSSDLIKDSTSQTFMADVVEASKEVPVLVDFWGPGCQPCETLKPVLESLVRSMGGAVKLVKVNAQEAADIAQQLQVQSVPTVFSFKGGRPVDMFQGALPESDLRKFINKQLGDEGSPITQALAHAKDLLDKGEAGNAQAVYIQVLQHDNSNPEACAGVMRTHVVLGDVDGARQIADNLPEELKTNEHIASAIAMIDLAGAADVDTSEVEAKLAADPNDHQARFDLGMALYGAGQSEEGLLQLLEIVKKDRNWNEDGARLQMLKIFEAIGMSDPLVIKMRKKLTTVLF; encoded by the coding sequence ATGATTGTTGATCCCAACGCTCCTGCTACCTCATCTGATTTGATTAAAGATTCCACCAGCCAGACTTTTATGGCGGATGTGGTGGAAGCCTCTAAAGAGGTTCCGGTTTTGGTGGATTTCTGGGGGCCGGGTTGCCAGCCTTGTGAAACGCTTAAGCCTGTTCTTGAAAGTCTGGTGCGCAGCATGGGCGGCGCGGTTAAGCTGGTGAAAGTCAACGCCCAAGAGGCAGCCGATATTGCCCAGCAATTACAAGTTCAGTCCGTTCCAACCGTCTTTAGTTTTAAAGGCGGGCGTCCGGTTGATATGTTCCAAGGTGCCCTACCAGAATCGGATTTGCGCAAATTTATCAATAAACAGCTCGGTGATGAAGGTTCACCCATTACCCAAGCTTTGGCCCATGCCAAGGACTTATTGGATAAGGGGGAAGCCGGCAATGCTCAAGCGGTTTATATTCAGGTTTTGCAGCATGATAATTCCAACCCAGAAGCCTGTGCCGGGGTGATGCGCACCCATGTGGTGCTTGGTGATGTGGATGGGGCGCGCCAAATTGCAGACAATCTGCCTGAAGAGTTGAAGACGAATGAACATATTGCTTCAGCCATCGCCATGATTGATCTGGCAGGTGCGGCTGATGTGGATACAAGTGAAGTAGAAGCCAAGTTAGCCGCTGATCCTAATGATCATCAGGCCCGATTTGATCTGGGCATGGCGCTTTATGGCGCGGGTCAAAGTGAAGAAGGTTTGCTTCAGCTCCTTGAAATTGTGAAAAAAGATCGTAACTGGAATGAAGACGGTGCGCGCTTGCAGATGTTAAAAATCTTTGAAGCCATCGGCATGAGCGATCCGCTTGTCATTAAAATGCGTAAAAAACTAACCACAGTGTTGTTCTAA
- a CDS encoding prolyl-tRNA synthetase associated domain-containing protein gives MPTSPQDLLTHLDTLGIKATTHRHPPLRTVEESKALRGDLPGLHCKNLFLKDKKKQLWLVVAAEDRPINLKELKNSIGSAHLSFGKPDLLLEVLGVAPGSVTPFSLINDVDKQVRVVLDSHMMAEALVNYHPLSNEMTTSLSPEGLRSFIRSCGHEFAEVEL, from the coding sequence ATGCCTACCAGCCCCCAAGACCTGCTTACTCATCTCGACACTTTGGGTATCAAGGCCACCACCCATCGCCATCCTCCTTTGCGCACGGTTGAGGAAAGCAAGGCATTGCGTGGGGATTTACCGGGGTTGCATTGCAAGAACCTGTTTTTAAAAGATAAGAAAAAGCAATTGTGGCTTGTGGTGGCAGCTGAAGATCGCCCGATTAATTTAAAAGAGCTGAAAAACAGTATTGGTTCTGCCCATCTGTCTTTTGGCAAGCCGGACCTTTTGTTAGAGGTCTTAGGGGTGGCTCCGGGCTCGGTCACGCCTTTTTCATTGATTAATGATGTGGATAAACAGGTGCGTGTGGTGCTCGATTCTCACATGATGGCTGAGGCGTTGGTGAATTATCACCCGTTAAGCAATGAAATGACCACCTCTTTAAGCCCAGAGGGGCTGCGCAGCTTTATCAGGTCTTGTGGGCATGAGTTTGCTGAAGTGGAACTTTGA
- a CDS encoding YtoQ family protein, which produces MSEKIWNVYLSGEIHSDWREQIEQGVAERGLPVKLSSPVCVHEDSDNCGVAIFGEEENSFWMDHKGANLNAIRTRTLMREADLAIVRFGEKYKQWNAAFDAGFAAALGTPYITLHPKEHDHALKEVDGAAAAMARDPKQVVQALAYIIRGEMP; this is translated from the coding sequence ATGAGTGAGAAAATTTGGAACGTTTATCTTTCCGGTGAAATTCACAGCGATTGGCGCGAACAGATTGAACAAGGCGTGGCTGAGCGTGGCCTGCCTGTAAAATTATCTTCGCCCGTTTGTGTACATGAAGATTCTGACAATTGTGGTGTTGCAATCTTTGGGGAAGAAGAAAACAGTTTCTGGATGGATCATAAAGGGGCCAACCTAAATGCCATTCGCACCAGAACTCTTATGCGCGAGGCTGATCTGGCGATCGTGCGTTTTGGTGAAAAATACAAACAATGGAATGCGGCCTTTGATGCAGGCTTTGCAGCAGCGTTGGGCACACCCTATATCACGCTACATCCAAAAGAGCATGACCATGCCTTAAAAGAGGTTGATGGAGCCGCTGCAGCCATGGCACGTGACCCAAAACAGGTGGTGCAGGCCTTGGCCTATATTATTCGTGGTGAAATGCCTTAA